The following DNA comes from Thalassospira xiamenensis M-5 = DSM 17429.
GATTTGATGTTTGCCAACTCAAGCAGGGTATGGAGCTGGTCTCCTTATGTCGAGTATGCCGTCTCGTCACTTGGCATTCAGCTTCATAAGGCCAAAACTGAGCCCTTAGAAAGCAAACAAGTATCGCCGACTGAATATTCCACCATCGAAGAAAGTACCTTATTACCTTATAGTATGGGTAACAGTACAGTTCCTGAGTACGTCGAAAATGGCAATATCTGGCTGTTTAACACAGAAAGAAGCGATGAAGAGGTTGGCGCAATTTCAAAAGTTGCCACCGATAACATCGAGAAATCGGGATATCGCCCAGAGGCATGCTATCTTGCCAACCAAGCCCGACTGGAAGAATGTCCGCATAACAAGGCACATGCACAAGCATGGCAGGAAGCCGAAAGTGCCGTGAGCATGTGGATCGATGAACACGGACTTCCACCATTGGCTTCAGACGAAACGCTCTGCTATCAAGGCACTGTTTAACGAAAAAGCCGGCCCAATTTTCAGGTCCGGCTTTTTTCAACCCATGACAGCCTCAATTCAAATTGAGGGCCCGCCCACAATATCAACCTGTTGCGGATCGGGCTCGCGAATGTCGGTCCATCCTTCATTCACCAACGACCAGCTATTCACGAGATCAGCAGCACTTCCCGCTGTGACGTCAGCATAAGTCCTCTCGATAGAGAGCAGTTCATGAAAAACGTGATCCACATCATCGTTCCAATCAGGACCGTTCTCGTCCGGGCAACCTCGACATAAACCCACGAGAGCCGGATCAAAAATGCAATAATCAGTCAGTTTATCTGCCATGTCGTGGACCTGGTCACGGGTGATTTGACCTGACACAACCTCTTCGACGACAGTCTTCCAGTTGTCTGCGTCGCGATACTGATACGATATGCGGGTGTTCTCACCGTCGCCACTGAGATCCAGATCAAAGGGCAGCTCTCGATCATTGAGCTCTTCGTCATACTCGAATTCGATTTGAGCGCCTTCAGCCCATTTGTTCCGGCAGATAAAATGATCCACCCGATTCACAAAATGCAAGCCATTGGCCACATACAACATGCCATTGACTTCAAGCAAAGTCCAAAGATGGTGATGATCAATTTCCAAACCTTCCTGGCGACCTTCACCAGCGAACAGGGCACTGTAGCCGTGGAAGCGCTTTGACTGCACCGGGGCAGCGTTCTGCGCGTCGAACAGAGGGGCGTAACGTTCAACCCACTGCTCGTATGTGAGGGGTCCAGACGGATCAACAACATGATCAAGCAAGGCTTCGACCGGAACCGATATCTCATCGTTTGGAAAAGCACTCGCTTCGGACGATCTTTCACCCGCTGGCAAGCTGATCCGTTGCTTGATGTCATCAATATCCAGTGAGCGGAAATCTGTCGACACAACGCTTGTCTGGAAAACCGAAACAAAGTCGCAATAAAACTTGCCGTCATCGGCATCGACACGGTTGCGAACCTGCTCTATGGGGACGGCCAGAAGTGCAAGCTTTTCATCATCACCGAACATGTTGTCAAAATTACATGCCGCGGCAGCAGCTACAGCGTCCAGATCATCGTAAAGGAGAACACCTGGAGCTATTTCGTCACCGCGTGGACGAAACAGTCCATTTCCCATTATCGCGGGAAGCTGATTTGCAGGTGCGACGTGGTAAACAAAATGGTTAGAAGTGTTTTGTGTTTCTGAAATCGTGAATGGCATGGATATATTCCGATAATGGTTTTGATATATCCAAAATACCCGAGGAATTTGTAACCGGACTTTCTCAATCAATCGCAATGACCGCGGTCGCCCGCAGACATCGGAAGACCCATCCACAGATTAATAGATTAGCCACTGAGTTATCATCGTGTTCGTATTAACATTGAGAGAACAGGGAAGGGCCTCCGAGCTCGTTACCTTCTGGCATTCTGTTACCTATGAGGCCCTTCACGCAATCTCATCCAAATATTGGCCCGAGCAGGAGACCAGCAAAGATGAGCAAACCCCGAAGATCAGCGTCATAAACTGGCGTGATGGTATATCGGACAGTCACCTCTCGGCTTGAACGCATAGCCGAAACTAACGCAATTCCAGCGAAAAATGTCCACGCAACGCAAGTGAACATAAACTCGCCTATGGACGGCCACCGTCCGATCGGAGACAAGTGATACATCGTTCCGAAAAGCGCAATGATGGCATAGACAACGGAGAGCCAATACAACCACGTGCGGCCCGCAGTTTCTTGCTCCATCCCCAGTTCAAGTAGGTTTGCTTTCTGATTTCCAAATTGGATCGCTTCAGAGAGAGTCGTTCTCAGGTCAGCAAAAGACTGAGTGATGCTGCTCCATATTAAATCGCTCAAGCAAAAGAGCCCGCCAGCAAGAAATGCAATCAATAGGATGTCAACCATCAGGTCGGTTGTCGTTCTGTATCTTCTCATCTGGTAATGCCCGCCTCTGTTTCCGTTATATTTTTTAGTAACAACCGAAATTTATTTGCTCGCAGATCAATATGCGACGGTTTCCCGAGAATCCCAAAAAATATTTGAATTATATTCGCCGTATCCAATTGGTAGGAGCGAGCTTGCGTCAAAGCTTGTCATTGAACCAAGAAAAATCAGGTAACAAAAAAAGGTGAGATACTTGGTCGGTGAAATTGTTTCAGCCGCAAAGCAACAAAACCCCAGGGGAAGACCATGAAAATCACGGTAGATCAGATCATCGAAAAATTCAAAGATGGGGCGCGCGTGCTGTTGCCGGACAACCCGGGAAAGCGGGCAATCATGCTTTCGTGTGCAGCAGCAATTGCGGCGGGCACTCTTGCGCCGGGCCAGGTTCACGCCAATTCGCTTTCCATCGGGGAAGAAGGCGTTAGGGCATCAGCTCCAGCAGATGAAGCCAGCATCAGTAAAATGATGCTTGATCTTGAACAGGCAATTGATCAGCAATTTCCAGAGATGGCCGGCAAGATAACCATCTACAATTTTGCCAACTCGATGGACGATAATATCGCTCACATCACCGATCGCCTGGGCAAAGACAGCGAGCCGTTCGTCAACGCGATGGTAAAAGAGGGCTTTCGCGAAAATCGGTCATTTGAAGAAGCCATGCGCGAAGGCTTCAGCGATGCAACCAATCTCCGCCAGCACATGGCCGAAGTTGTTCCATTCAGCACAAAAGGCGACAGGAACGCGTGCGTCGTGTTCCCTTCTTCAGCTATCTTCAACTTTGACAACCATGATTACCCCAACATGGTCGGGGCGGGATATCTGGTTTCGCTGGCAGTAGGCCATTGCGCCAATAACATGCTCTACGAGGCTGCCGAAAAACGACCGGGGACCAGTCAGGCCGATCTGAAAGACCTTGCGACTGTTGCCGATTTAACAGCAGCAGACTGGAGCCATAATCTCGGCTATACCATTAACTGGGAAAGCGCGGTATGGCAGCTTGAATTTGCAAACAATCCGGAAGATATCCGTCGCAACAACGCAGATGCGATCGCCACGCACGCTGCATTGAACCATTACAGCGGCTATCGGAACGTGACCACAGCACCGGAACACATTACCTTTGACAATATCCGCGCATCATTTGATCGGGCAGAGCAGACTTTTGAAGCGATGGCCTCGCGAACTGTCGGTATCGATCAGGTCACGCAGTACAACTATGACACTGCGATGGAAGACATTCAGGCAAAGATCGAGGCGCACTTCTTCAATGAAGATAGCTTCGATGAAAAAGGTTATCGCGACTATTTGGCAGAACTTTCAGATATCCCCAAGTTCGCAAGCTCTTACGAAACGGTCGCTCACCATATGATCAATATTCACGAACGACCGGAAGTTGACTTCACGACCCGTGCAAATCGGGGGACCGAGAGCTTTGAAGCGTCATATGCAAAACTCACTCAGCTGAGCACGGATCATCCGGAACTTGACGCCGTGGTCAGGGCTACTGCTGACAAATATGTCAATACCTTCGTGAGCCGGGCAATGCTTGAAAGCAATGATAAAATCGACGACTACCGGGCATTCGAGGCAGCTGCGACGAAATACTTCGAACGCATTGCTGAAGACCCTGTCTATGCCGCCCAGGTCGCCGAAGGTGAGGCATCACTTTATGGGACGATCACAACCGGGTTCATGCCATCCGAATTTGCTGCCAACGTCAAACCGAACAGCCTGAATTTGGAAAACGATAGCGAACCGACATCACCCGAAATCTGATATCAGCGACAAACCGCACCAACTAGGGCCGCTTCAGATGAGCGGCCTTTTTTCTCACAATGGAGTGCATAACCGAATGACAGGGTGACGCGAAGCTATAAGTCACAGCAACACGCCACTCAATTCGGAACTGCTTTCTTGCAACAGGAGGCAATCCAATGACGGCTTATTAGCCATCGGTTCATTCTACATCAATCAGATAATACGATGGGGAATGTTACCTGGCATCATCGATAAACTTCGAAGCGAATGCTTCATGAACATTATGCAAAAAATCGTACAGCACACATGATTTCTCAAGTCGCATCATCGCAGATGTCAAGGCGATCATCGACCTAAAAGGTTGTTGATGTTGGCCATTTAATTTTCGATTGACGTAAATAGTATTATCAGAATGACAGAACACAGAATTATTCATTCATCACATAAACGCTATTGATCCGCACACAAATCAGACCATTATAGATAGATCATATTGCGATACAAAATATAATAGATTGAATCGAGAGAAGGACCGGTTTCATGACAGACAAGAAAATCACGGTGAAACCCAGTATGCGTGGTAAAAACCGTTCGAGAGGGCCAAACGGAGTCCCGCACGCCGTCGATATTCATGTCGGGAAACGATTGCGTATGAGGCGCACTCTATTGGGACTCACCCAGAATGCAGTCGCCAAATCAGTTGGGTTAACCTTCCAGCAATTGCAGAAATATGAGCGCGGAGGCAACAGAATCGGGGCATCGCGGCTTTACGATCTAGCCCAAGCGCTTGATGTGCCAGTTTCCTACTTTTTTGATGACTTGCCGGAATCCGTAGCAGAATCAACCAGCGAAGCCAGACGAAAAGTCGATCTGGGGCGTGAGGCTGAACTTGATGTCATGGCAAAACGAGAAACACTCGAATTGGTACGGGCATATTACAAATTGAACGGCAATCAGCGGAAAAGGTTCTTTGATCTGGTGAAGAGCATGAGCGACACTGAAGGCAATGACGACGTCGGCACAGCCTAGACTTTCATCCGAAAATTCGCCCCTCAACGTATCAGCACGCTCTATTCACATGAGGTCTCTGGCATCATCGGAACATACTTTTGCCGATTGTGTCTTGACATACATAATATAACATAGTGTTATATTTTCATGTTCCATAACGTGAGATAACACTATGACTGTACTCGTGCTTTCGGCAATTTGCGTCAATGATTTCGCAAACGATGTACCACAGAGTTTTGTGGTTGATCTGCATCCTGATGACATCAAAGAATTTCAGGAATTGTCAAAAGAAGTTGCCCGCCTGCAGGTCAGAAACATTGAAAAGCCATTCCGCGGGGGACACTGGAGCATCGATCTTGATGAAGATTTTGAGGCGCTTTCAGACAAGGCGGCTATCATTTCTGCGGCTCGTTCAACATGTCAGGCAATTGATGTGCCGATCGTCCGGGTATTCAAGGACAAAATTGCCTTCGAAGCCGTCCCCAAGCATTGCTCCGACCTTTTTACGGTGAATACACCGTCTGTCTATCTCGACTCTCTACAGGGCAATGACACACTGTTCGTCAGCGAATAACCCCTGCCAAACATTAGGAAAGGTATCGATATGAATAGCATCAGTATCATTGTGTCTGGCGGTGTAGTGCAGGCAGTCGAAAGTTCCAATCCAGATTATATCGGCAAGCTCGTCCGGATCATCGACCTCGATGTTGAAGCAAGTGACGAACCCGAAGCCGTTATGGTCTCCGGATCGGCTCGCAAGGGTGCAAATGTCTTTGACTGGCCAGTTGTTGCATCAACGGTTTATGTCGAATGGCCAGATACCCCGAGCGCGTAATCATGAACCGGGAATTCAGCGCAGGCAGACTTATCCGTGTTGAGTATGAAGTCGAGCTGCCAACAGATGCCTCGCGAGAGGAGGTGGACGCCTGGATCGGGTTCCACCTTGGAACAGGTCATAGCGGACTGACCGAAGATACCCCTTTGGCATTATTTGAACCGGAGCCATTTGCTGATCACTTCCTGCTGACCGACACGGGGATGAGGGGCATCACAAAGACGGTAGAGGTTGCAGGTTCACCCGGTCAACCAATCCGCACCAGATATCTTTACGAACGTCACAGAATAGCCAGCCCCCACGCGACCGGTCGAACGCAACCAAAAGCGGGAAACGTATCGCCGACCGGAGCCAAGTTAATCACTCTTGGGATGTTTGGCGATCTGACATCACCGTCGACCTGGCGTTTCAGACACGCAAAGCATAGCGATTATCGTCTAATTTG
Coding sequences within:
- a CDS encoding helix-turn-helix domain-containing protein yields the protein MTDKKITVKPSMRGKNRSRGPNGVPHAVDIHVGKRLRMRRTLLGLTQNAVAKSVGLTFQQLQKYERGGNRIGASRLYDLAQALDVPVSYFFDDLPESVAESTSEARRKVDLGREAELDVMAKRETLELVRAYYKLNGNQRKRFFDLVKSMSDTEGNDDVGTA